Proteins encoded within one genomic window of Eurosta solidaginis isolate ZX-2024a chromosome 1, ASM4086904v1, whole genome shotgun sequence:
- the LOC137236849 gene encoding uncharacterized protein produces MVDQIDTTWLDTISKEQLISITQELGIEQTGTTREIRKRIAALASKANTDSEIHEKCLSLQATYKETTHMSDVNEVKTPTPSNGGGTPKVAVTTVEQTQFAFPPRSTVPTQQYLPSGIAVPPNGTSQAPPRSTVPTQQHVPSEITASSTGTSQPTQPCLPAGMTAPAMNYTCQVTQAPTVVFAPIIDQVRKWSVKYEGERDPLAFIERLEELTEVYALNVDLLPKAMPELGGAALQWYRNNNAHWGEWTSFKKDFLRFFLPVRYFERLEDDIRQRRQHNQEKYKDYVLGIQSLMRHAGYTSE; encoded by the coding sequence atggtcgaccagatcgataccacgtggttagacacaatttcaaaggagcagctgatatccatcacacaggaattgggtattgagcagacaggtaccacccgagaaatccgaaagcgcatagcagcactggcctcaaaggcaaatacggactcggaaatccacgaaaaatgtttatccctacaagccacctacaaggaaactacgcacatgagcgacgtaaatgaggttaagacaccgactccgtcgaacggaggaggcacaccgaaggtcgccgttacaacagtagaacaaactcaattcgcgtttcctcccaggagtacagtacccacacaacagtacttaccatcaggaatagcggtaccacccaacggtacatctcaggcacctcccaggagtacagtacccacacaacagcacgtaccatcagaaattacggcatcatcaacgggcacatctcaacccacgcaaccgtgcttaccagcgggaatgacggcaccagccatgaactatacatgccaggtaactcaagcaccgaccgtggtgttcgcgcccatcatcgaccaggtaagaaagtggtccgtaaagtatgaaggtgaacgggacccgttagcgttcatcgaacggttagaggagttaaccgaagtatacgcgctaaacgtggacctcctgccgAAAGCCATGCCCGAgctagggggcgccgcgctacaatggtaccgcaataacaatgcgcactggggagagtggacaagcttcaaaaaggattttttacgtttcttcctgccagtcaggtatttcgagcgtctcgaggacgacatacgccaacgaaggcagcataaccaggaaaagtacaaggattatgtactaggaatccagagcttgatgagacacgcagggtacaccagcgaatag